The Eriocheir sinensis breed Jianghai 21 chromosome 21, ASM2467909v1, whole genome shotgun sequence genome includes a region encoding these proteins:
- the LOC127001831 gene encoding uncharacterized protein DDB_G0271670-like produces the protein SSSSSSSSSSSSSSSSPSSSSFSSSSSSSSSSSSSSSSSSSSSSPSSSSSLTSSASTSSSSSSFSLSSTLPRVRTRAMARKVRSTPSSSSSSSSSSSSSSSSSSFSSSSSSSSSSPSPSPSSFPSPSPSASSSSSSSSYSSSSSSSASSSPSSSSSSSSSSSSSSSSSSSSSSSSSSSSSSSSSSSSSSSSSSSSSSSSSPPSSSSSSSPSSSPYSSSPSSSSSSSSSSSSS, from the exons tcctcctcctcctcctcctcctcctcctcctcctcctcctcctcctccccctcctcttcttctttttcttcttcttcttcttcttcttcttcttcttcttcttcttcttcttcttcttcttcttcttcttcgccttcctcttcttcttctcttacttcatctgcctccacctcctcttcttcttcttccttctccctctcctccaccctcccaagggtccggacgagagccatggcccgcaaggttaggtcaaccccttcctcctcttcttcttcttcttcttcttcttcttcttcttcttcttcttcttctttttcttcttcttcttctt cctcctcgtcgtccccctccccctccccatcctctttcccctccccctccccctctgcctcctcctcctcctcctcctcctcctactcctcctcctcctcctcctctgcttcttcttcaccttcttcgtcttcgtcttcttcttcttcttcttcttcttcttcttcatcttcttcatcttcttcttcttcttcttcttcttcttcttcttcttcttcttcttcttcttcttcttcttcttcttcttcttcttcttcttcttcttcttcacctccttcttcctcctcctcttcctccccttcctcctccccgtattcttcttcaccctcctcctcctcctcctcctcctcctcctcttcctcctcc